A portion of the Blastopirellula sediminis genome contains these proteins:
- a CDS encoding calcium-binding protein, with the protein MALTTAPLGDQFVVAETLGFTATPAAVAVQADGSIITAWESYEEDGSGFGVFAQRFDANGNEIDATPFLVNTTTDREQSAPAIATDAAGNVLIVWQSKGQDEADTFGVYGQWYDSLGAKLGGEFRINSTTAGDQKAPDVAIDGSGDAIVTWQSFGQDGSDWGVYYTRLDAVAGGVADTTPAGDMLVNDAVAGPQQNPTVAAATNGNFVIAWEAIDPIGGDDASLDIYAKVFDSTGTEITLGEQLANTDQLRDQVTPDAAIDADGDFVVVWTAGGIPGSGSDVFGQRFDEMGVRAGQQFRVNDTTLAEQVGGVVAMDQDGNFFVTWQSVHQDGFSEGVYGRAYAAAGTELTGETLINTTIEGPQSLPSIGMNANGRAAVIWHSKNEEHDSALFAQRFDLSGASLTKVGGELELASLVELEGSKSAAAIDQQGRTVVAFESYDEDGDAMGVYAQLLDEFGDPIGDRFLVNTDFTTGDQSAPAVARALDGRFVIVWQSKNQDGDGNGIFAQRYSATGVPIDNAIQVNTTSAGNQTKPAVAMAEDGRFVVAWQGDDGLEDGGVDGTTDIFAQRFDADGNAVGSEFQVNQFEATDQTTPAITMNASGEFAIAWVSSHPSLDVVGAEEAIDAEKSVFVQWYDANGVSTGPEVIAHVYVKDAQESPQIGMDAAGNFVAAWQSINQDGDTWGVFGRQFNRQKVPLTAAEFQINEQTEGLQRLVGLGVDAAGNFVVAYESTAAGTDDGISTDIYRREYFADGSPNGGENVVNTWTGGPQTLPVVARTATGNYGVFWSGQGFSHIDGVHGRLYDVNLIDDPGQPSRVPIGDQFLVSPTLGFEFSSPAIAVNDNGSLTIAFETFEEDGSGFGIFTERLDASGNAIVGSRQQVNTTTLDDQSAPAIATDGNGNVLIVWQSKDANGLGVFGQWLDGAGQKIGAEFQLNSQVIGDQFHPDLAIDDQGRALVAWQSAGQDGDGLGVFYVTLDSIGDTTPSAEQQANVAVVGDQFSPRVAAAAHDASAANNQFVIAWQGPAPIVPGEEEVEASVDVYARRIDSLGMPVGGEIVVNSIAEKDQILPDLGMDAAGNVVFVWQSEGQTGSGSDVYARRMTADGTLLEFDQLVNTTTTRPQRLPSVAVDAAGNYLVTWQSQHQDGYSWGIYRQAFDSSGAEVGEEVIVNHRVEGPQTAPTAASNANGDGIVAWLGNSATHEPSIFGHLFDLPATEVAGEFLLTSYVGLEANAPAAAMNAQRESIVVWESYAEAEDDGSGLGIFGQLLDSQGAPIGDRFLINENIKLGNQSSPAVARAPSGQFVVAWESEVADGTYDIFARRFFANGTTNGDIFQVNPVAISGDQKAPAVAIGADGRFVIAWQTDSGDGSTDIMAQRYLPNGDADGSAFQVNNETALDQYDPAISMNASGQFVIVWVSDHPAADPETMDVDSEKSVFAQWYGSDGQAMGDEVLVHNYVKDAQEAPAVGIDALGRFVVAWQSINQDGNSWGVFARRFNADKTAIDNREFVVNETRMGPQRFAGIGVDQYGRFVIAWQSNERAELTDTGSGGGGGGGEAETPEGSSWDLYSRQYSWDGSPEGGELPVNVWQMGPQILPVVAQAPGGDFGVFWLGQGPDHVEGVHGRLYQSLFEFGDAPDANYKTLLASNGARHLPFSQLYLGAGMDGEFDGQPSSDAKGDDNDANGDDEDGVVMPRVLLSGTSANFTVTASAAGKLDAWIDFNHNGVFEPSEKIANSIDVSAGANLISVAVPQFSPTSLTFARFRISSTGGLAPTGVALDGEVEDYAIQIIASPVTLTNDGTLYVVGAQTGDAVIVSKYFNRIDVFTNIGASRWWPTRTYNFNAISVNQLVILTLGGNDYVQVRDWWGLALPTYIDGGDGIDELRGGAGPDVILGGRGNDRIYGGNGNDILSGGDGDDLLVGNGGSNLLIGGAGRDELYAQDASLLGSLIPQPTKGSILIGGQSTLETQLQTDPQAVAAQFQVRWVDRLAAGDNYDDIVDDIVANWLIPGRDVFNDKSEDLLHGGYFSRDLFFADLDQLGHRADRTSGDGNDTVIEINYEDAWP; encoded by the coding sequence TTGGCGTTGACGACGGCGCCGCTCGGCGATCAGTTTGTCGTCGCCGAAACCTTGGGGTTCACGGCAACTCCCGCCGCGGTCGCCGTTCAGGCGGATGGATCCATTATCACGGCCTGGGAAAGCTATGAAGAAGACGGAAGCGGTTTTGGCGTATTCGCTCAACGTTTCGATGCGAATGGAAACGAGATCGACGCTACGCCGTTTCTCGTAAACACGACCACGGATCGCGAACAATCGGCTCCCGCGATTGCGACCGATGCGGCCGGCAACGTACTGATCGTCTGGCAAAGCAAGGGGCAAGACGAAGCGGACACGTTTGGCGTCTACGGCCAGTGGTACGACAGCTTGGGCGCGAAGTTGGGAGGAGAATTTCGGATCAACAGTACGACGGCTGGAGATCAGAAGGCCCCGGATGTGGCGATCGACGGCTCGGGCGACGCGATCGTCACATGGCAAAGCTTCGGCCAGGATGGGAGCGACTGGGGCGTCTATTACACGCGGCTTGATGCGGTAGCTGGCGGCGTCGCCGACACGACTCCGGCGGGAGACATGCTCGTCAATGACGCCGTCGCGGGTCCGCAGCAGAATCCCACCGTGGCCGCTGCGACCAACGGCAATTTTGTGATCGCGTGGGAAGCGATCGATCCGATCGGAGGCGACGACGCGAGTCTCGACATCTACGCGAAGGTATTCGATTCGACCGGGACCGAAATCACGCTGGGCGAACAATTGGCGAATACCGACCAATTGCGAGATCAAGTAACGCCGGACGCCGCCATCGACGCGGACGGCGACTTTGTGGTCGTCTGGACGGCCGGGGGCATTCCCGGGAGCGGGTCCGACGTTTTCGGTCAGCGGTTCGATGAAATGGGAGTCCGCGCGGGGCAGCAGTTTCGGGTCAACGACACGACGCTGGCCGAACAGGTCGGGGGTGTCGTCGCGATGGACCAAGATGGCAATTTCTTCGTCACCTGGCAAAGCGTCCATCAGGATGGATTTAGCGAAGGGGTATATGGCCGCGCGTATGCGGCGGCGGGAACCGAGCTCACGGGAGAAACATTGATCAACACGACGATCGAAGGTCCGCAGAGCCTTCCCTCGATCGGCATGAATGCGAACGGCCGAGCCGCCGTCATTTGGCACAGCAAAAACGAAGAGCATGATTCGGCGCTGTTCGCTCAGCGATTCGACCTGAGCGGCGCTTCCTTGACGAAAGTGGGCGGCGAACTGGAATTGGCCTCGTTGGTCGAACTGGAAGGGAGCAAATCGGCTGCAGCGATCGACCAGCAAGGTCGCACGGTCGTCGCCTTTGAATCGTATGACGAAGATGGCGACGCGATGGGGGTCTACGCCCAATTGCTCGATGAGTTTGGCGATCCGATCGGAGACCGATTTCTCGTCAACACCGACTTTACCACCGGCGATCAAAGTGCGCCGGCAGTGGCCCGAGCCCTCGACGGACGTTTCGTCATCGTCTGGCAAAGCAAGAATCAAGATGGCGACGGAAACGGCATTTTCGCGCAGCGCTATTCGGCGACCGGCGTACCGATCGATAATGCGATCCAGGTCAACACGACGAGCGCCGGCAATCAAACGAAGCCGGCTGTGGCGATGGCCGAGGATGGCCGATTTGTCGTCGCCTGGCAGGGAGACGACGGTCTCGAAGACGGAGGCGTCGACGGCACGACCGATATCTTCGCCCAGCGGTTTGATGCGGATGGCAACGCGGTCGGCAGCGAGTTTCAGGTCAACCAATTTGAAGCCACCGATCAGACGACGCCTGCGATAACGATGAACGCGAGCGGCGAGTTTGCGATCGCTTGGGTCAGTAGCCATCCTTCGCTGGACGTCGTTGGTGCGGAAGAGGCGATTGACGCCGAAAAGAGCGTGTTCGTGCAATGGTACGACGCGAACGGCGTTTCGACGGGGCCCGAAGTGATCGCGCATGTCTATGTGAAGGACGCTCAGGAATCGCCTCAGATCGGTATGGATGCGGCCGGCAACTTTGTCGCCGCGTGGCAGAGCATTAACCAGGACGGCGACACTTGGGGCGTCTTCGGTCGTCAATTCAACCGACAAAAAGTTCCGCTCACGGCCGCCGAGTTTCAGATCAACGAACAGACGGAAGGGCTCCAGCGGTTGGTCGGATTGGGAGTCGACGCCGCCGGAAACTTCGTCGTCGCTTACGAGAGCACCGCGGCAGGTACCGACGACGGGATCAGCACCGACATCTATCGCCGCGAGTACTTTGCGGATGGGAGCCCCAACGGCGGCGAGAACGTCGTCAACACTTGGACCGGCGGTCCTCAAACGCTGCCGGTAGTCGCCCGGACCGCAACCGGTAACTACGGCGTCTTCTGGTCCGGCCAGGGCTTCAGTCACATCGACGGCGTCCATGGTCGGCTGTATGACGTCAATTTGATCGATGACCCCGGCCAGCCGAGTCGAGTTCCGATCGGCGATCAATTCCTGGTCAGCCCCACGCTCGGCTTTGAGTTCAGCTCGCCGGCGATCGCCGTAAACGACAATGGCTCGCTCACCATTGCGTTTGAAACTTTCGAGGAGGATGGGAGCGGCTTTGGCATCTTCACAGAGCGGCTCGACGCTAGCGGCAATGCGATTGTCGGCTCGCGCCAGCAGGTGAATACCACGACGCTCGACGATCAATCGGCTCCAGCGATCGCTACCGACGGCAACGGAAACGTGTTGATCGTCTGGCAAAGCAAAGACGCCAACGGCCTGGGCGTCTTCGGCCAATGGCTGGATGGGGCGGGACAAAAAATCGGCGCCGAGTTCCAACTGAATTCGCAGGTCATCGGCGATCAGTTCCATCCCGATCTCGCCATCGATGACCAGGGACGCGCACTCGTCGCGTGGCAAAGTGCCGGCCAAGATGGGGATGGTCTGGGCGTTTTCTACGTAACGCTCGATTCGATCGGCGATACGACCCCCAGCGCCGAGCAACAAGCGAACGTCGCCGTTGTCGGCGATCAATTCTCTCCCCGAGTCGCCGCCGCAGCGCATGACGCCAGCGCCGCGAACAATCAATTCGTAATCGCCTGGCAAGGTCCTGCCCCAATTGTTCCGGGGGAAGAGGAGGTCGAAGCGAGCGTCGACGTTTACGCACGCCGCATTGACAGTCTTGGAATGCCCGTAGGAGGCGAAATCGTCGTTAACTCTATCGCGGAAAAGGACCAGATTCTTCCCGATTTGGGAATGGACGCTGCTGGCAACGTCGTCTTTGTATGGCAGTCGGAAGGACAAACCGGCAGCGGCTCCGACGTGTACGCCCGCCGCATGACGGCCGATGGAACCCTGTTAGAATTCGACCAACTCGTCAACACGACGACCACGAGACCTCAGCGTCTTCCATCGGTCGCCGTCGACGCTGCAGGCAACTATCTGGTGACGTGGCAAAGCCAGCATCAGGATGGCTACAGTTGGGGAATTTATCGACAAGCGTTCGATTCGTCCGGCGCGGAAGTCGGCGAGGAAGTCATCGTCAATCACCGAGTGGAAGGACCGCAAACCGCCCCCACGGCGGCTAGTAACGCAAATGGCGACGGGATTGTCGCTTGGCTGGGGAATAGCGCCACGCACGAGCCTTCAATCTTCGGTCATTTGTTTGATCTCCCCGCGACCGAGGTGGCTGGAGAGTTTCTGCTGACCAGTTATGTGGGGCTTGAAGCGAACGCTCCTGCCGCTGCGATGAACGCGCAGCGCGAATCGATCGTCGTTTGGGAGAGCTACGCCGAAGCGGAAGATGACGGCAGCGGCCTGGGAATATTCGGTCAGTTGCTCGACTCGCAAGGGGCGCCAATCGGCGATCGCTTCCTGATCAACGAGAACATCAAGCTCGGTAATCAAAGTTCTCCGGCGGTCGCACGTGCTCCCAGCGGTCAATTTGTCGTCGCTTGGGAGAGTGAAGTCGCCGATGGAACCTACGACATCTTCGCCAGACGCTTTTTCGCCAACGGCACGACGAATGGCGATATCTTTCAAGTCAATCCGGTCGCGATCTCTGGCGATCAAAAGGCGCCTGCAGTGGCGATCGGCGCAGACGGACGGTTCGTCATCGCCTGGCAAACGGACAGCGGCGACGGCTCGACGGACATTATGGCCCAGCGCTACCTCCCCAACGGAGATGCTGATGGGAGCGCCTTCCAGGTGAACAACGAAACCGCGCTCGACCAGTACGATCCGGCAATTTCGATGAACGCGAGCGGGCAATTCGTGATCGTTTGGGTGAGCGATCACCCAGCGGCCGATCCGGAAACGATGGACGTCGATTCTGAGAAAAGCGTCTTTGCCCAGTGGTATGGATCGGATGGACAGGCGATGGGGGACGAAGTGCTGGTCCACAACTACGTGAAGGATGCACAGGAAGCGCCGGCCGTGGGAATCGATGCGCTGGGTCGATTTGTCGTCGCCTGGCAAAGCATCAATCAGGACGGCAACTCGTGGGGGGTTTTCGCACGACGGTTCAACGCCGACAAGACGGCGATCGACAACCGCGAGTTCGTCGTCAACGAGACGAGAATGGGACCGCAGCGATTCGCTGGAATCGGCGTCGACCAGTATGGTCGATTCGTGATCGCCTGGCAGTCGAACGAACGGGCGGAATTAACGGACACTGGCAGCGGCGGTGGCGGAGGGGGCGGCGAGGCGGAAACTCCCGAAGGTAGCAGTTGGGATCTCTACAGTCGGCAATACAGCTGGGACGGCAGTCCCGAAGGAGGCGAATTGCCGGTTAACGTTTGGCAGATGGGACCACAGATCCTACCCGTTGTCGCGCAAGCGCCCGGCGGCGACTTTGGCGTCTTCTGGCTTGGACAAGGCCCAGATCACGTGGAAGGAGTACATGGTCGCCTTTATCAAAGCTTGTTCGAATTCGGTGATGCGCCCGACGCCAATTACAAGACTTTGTTGGCGAGCAATGGTGCGCGGCACCTGCCGTTTTCCCAGCTCTATTTGGGCGCCGGCATGGATGGGGAGTTCGATGGACAACCTTCTTCGGACGCCAAAGGGGACGACAACGACGCCAATGGCGACGATGAAGACGGCGTAGTGATGCCCAGGGTACTGTTGTCCGGGACGTCGGCGAACTTCACCGTGACGGCGTCAGCGGCCGGCAAACTTGACGCGTGGATTGACTTTAACCACAACGGCGTCTTTGAACCAAGTGAGAAGATCGCGAATAGCATTGACGTGTCGGCCGGAGCGAATTTGATCTCCGTCGCCGTTCCTCAATTCTCCCCCACGAGCCTCACGTTCGCCCGCTTCCGAATTAGCAGTACCGGCGGACTGGCGCCGACCGGCGTCGCTCTGGATGGCGAAGTCGAAGATTACGCGATCCAAATCATCGCTTCGCCGGTGACTTTGACGAACGACGGCACGCTGTATGTCGTCGGCGCTCAAACCGGTGACGCCGTCATCGTCTCGAAGTATTTCAATCGGATCGACGTCTTTACTAACATTGGCGCGAGTCGCTGGTGGCCGACCCGCACCTACAACTTCAACGCCATCTCCGTCAACCAATTGGTGATTCTGACTCTCGGGGGAAATGACTACGTGCAGGTCCGGGACTGGTGGGGACTTGCGCTGCCGACTTACATTGACGGTGGCGACGGCATTGATGAGCTCCGCGGTGGCGCCGGGCCCGATGTAATCCTCGGCGGTCGAGGAAATGATCGGATCTATGGCGGCAATGGAAACGACATCCTCTCTGGAGGCGACGGAGATGACCTCCTCGTGGGGAACGGCGGGAGCAACTTGCTGATTGGCGGTGCAGGGCGTGATGAGTTGTACGCGCAAGACGCGTCACTGCTTGGTTCGCTCATTCCGCAACCGACGAAAGGAAGCATTCTGATCGGCGGCCAGTCGACGCTCGAAACGCAACTTCAGACCGATCCTCAAGCTGTTGCTGCGCAGTTTCAGGTCCGCTGGGTCGATCGGCTCGCCGCCGGCGACAACTATGACGACATTGTTGACGATATCGTCGCCAACTGGCTAATCCCGGGACGTGACGTCTTCAACGATAAGAGCGAAGACTTGCTTCACGGCGGCTACTTCTCAAGAGACCTGTTCTTCGCCGATCTCGATCAACTCGGCCATCGTGCCGATCGTACTAGCGGAGACGGCAATGACACGGTCATTGAGATTAACTACGAAGACGCCTGGCCATGA